From one Eptesicus fuscus isolate TK198812 chromosome 3, DD_ASM_mEF_20220401, whole genome shotgun sequence genomic stretch:
- the ETS2 gene encoding protein C-ets-2 produces the protein MNDFGIKNMDQVAPVSNSYRGTLKRQPAFDTFDGSLFAIFPSLNEKQALQEVPTGLDSISHDAASCELPLLTPCSKAVMSQALKATFSGFQKEQRRLGIPKNPWLWTEQQVCQWLLWATSEFSLVNVNLQRFGMDGQALCNLGKERFLELAPDFVGDILWEHLEQMIKENQEKAEDQYEENSYLNSVPHWINSNSLGFGVEQAPYGMQTQSYPKGGLLDSMCPPAAVPGALSSEQEFPMFPKAQLSTVGVGYCSIGQDFTGSTLNLIASGPGKPGGRDSPEQGGDSFESSDSLLQSWSSQSSLLEQRVPSFESCEDDGSQALGLSKPTMSFKDYIQERSDPAEQGKPVIPAAVLAGFTGSGPIQLWQFLLELLSDKSCQSFISWTGDGWEFKLADPDEVARRWGKRKNKPKMNYEKLSRGLRYYYDKNIIHKTSGKRYVYRFVCDLQNLLGFTPEELHAILGVQPDTED, from the exons atgaatgaTTTTGGAATCAAGAACATGGACCAGGTGGCCCCTGTGTCTAACAGTTACAGAGGGACGCTCAAG CGCCAGCCGGCCTTCGACACCTTCGACGGGTCCCTGTTTGCCATCTTCCCCTCCCTGAATGAAAAGCAGGCCCTCCAGGAAGTGCCCACGGGCTTGGATTCCATCTCGCACG ACGCGGCCAGCTGCGAGCTGCCCCTGCTGACCCCCTGCAGCAAGGCGGTGATGAGCCAGGCCTTGAAAGCGACCTTCAGTGGCTTCCAGAAGGAGCAGCGCCGGCTGGGCATCCCCAAGA ACCCCTGGCTGTGGACGGAGCAGCAGGTGTGCCAGTGGCTGCTCTGGGCCACCAGCGAGTTCAGCCTGGTGAACGTGAACCTGCAGAGGTTCGGCATGGACGGCCAGGCGCTGTGCAACCTGGGCAAGGAGCGTTTTCTGGAGCTGGCGCCCGACTTCGTGGGCGACATCCTCTGGGAGCATCTGGAGCAGATGATCAAAG AGAACCAAGAAAAGGCAGAAGATCAGTATGAAGAAAATTCTTACCTCAACTCAGTTCCCCATTGGATTAACAGCAATTCACTAG GCTTTGGCGTGGAGCAGGCGCCGTATGGAATGCAGACGCAGAGCTACCCCAAAGGCGGTCTTCTGGACAGCATGTGCCCGCCCGCCGCGGTGCCCGGCGCCCTCAGTTCCGAGCAGGAATTTCCGATGTTCCCCAAGGCCCAGCTCAGCACGGTCGGCGTCGGCTACTGCTCCATCGGGCAGGACTTCACCGGCAGCACCTTGAACCTCATCGCCAGCGGTCCCG GGAAGCCCGGGGGCCGCGACTCCCCCGAGCAGGGCGGGGACAGCTTCGAGAGCTCCGACTCCCTGCTGCAGTCCTGGAGCAGCCAGTCGTCGCTGCTGGAGCAGCGGGTGCCCTCCTTCGAGAGCTGCGAGGACGAcggcagccaggccctgggcctcaGCAAGCCCACCATGTCCTTCAAGGACTACATCCAGGAGAGGAGCGACCCGGCCGAGCAGGGCAAACCGGTCATTCCTGCGGCCGTGCTGGCCGGCTTCACGG GAAGCGGACCGATCCAGCTGTGGCAGTTTCTCCTGGAATTGCTCTCGGATAAATCCTGCCAGTCGTTCATCAGCTGGACCGGCGACGGATGGGAGTTTAAGCTCGCTGACCCCGACGAG GTGGCCCGCCGCTGGGGCAAGAGGAAAAACAAGCCCAAGATGAACTACGAGAAGCTGAGCCGGGGCTTGCGCTATTACTACGACAAGAACATCATCCACAAGACGTCGGGGAAGCGCTACGTGTACCGCTTCGTGTGCGACCTGCAGAACCTGCTGGGGTTCACGCCCGAGGAGCTGCACGCCATCCTGGGCGTCCAGCCGGACACGGAGGACTGA